The following proteins are co-located in the Leptospira weilii genome:
- a CDS encoding acetyl-CoA acetyltransferase: MSDKIYVLGGEQTDFQRNWTKEGKTFMSLMREAVQDGLDAVGITPDEIKKLNKQNRIGIFVGNFDAEQYATQGHLGAFLTEVDPAFYGIPGGRFEAACASGSIALDAAATKIRAKDYDVAIVLGIEIMKTVSSSVGGDFLGTAAYYEKEAKGVQFPFPKLFGKLADVILERYKLPEQRFMGALAEISRINYDNAKRNPKAQTRSWFMNKEHANARGGEYNMAVGGRLCITDCSQVTDGAAMVVLANKSYTEEYAKKRGKKINTIPRLKGWGHRVAPITFDAKVAESKGDKYILPWTRQTVKDAYDRAELGVKDIDVFETHDCFTSSEYAAISAFGITQPGKEHEAIEDGVIDLKGKKPINPSGGLIGVGHPVGASGVRMMLDLYKQVTGTAGNYQVEGAKNGLMLNIGGSATTNVVFIIGK, from the coding sequence ATGAGCGATAAAATTTACGTTCTCGGCGGGGAACAAACCGATTTTCAAAGAAACTGGACCAAAGAGGGAAAGACCTTCATGTCCTTAATGCGCGAAGCCGTTCAAGACGGACTCGATGCGGTCGGAATCACACCCGATGAAATCAAAAAACTGAATAAACAAAATCGAATCGGAATTTTCGTAGGAAACTTCGACGCGGAACAGTATGCGACGCAAGGTCACTTGGGCGCCTTCTTAACCGAAGTCGATCCCGCATTCTATGGAATTCCAGGCGGCCGTTTTGAAGCCGCTTGCGCTTCAGGTTCCATCGCACTTGACGCTGCCGCTACGAAAATCCGCGCGAAAGACTACGACGTTGCGATCGTTCTCGGAATCGAGATCATGAAAACCGTAAGTTCCTCCGTAGGCGGGGACTTTTTAGGAACAGCCGCTTATTACGAAAAAGAAGCGAAGGGAGTTCAATTTCCTTTCCCGAAACTTTTCGGAAAACTCGCGGACGTAATTCTCGAAAGATACAAACTTCCGGAACAAAGATTCATGGGAGCATTAGCCGAAATCTCCAGAATCAACTACGACAACGCGAAGAGAAATCCGAAAGCGCAAACTCGTTCTTGGTTTATGAACAAAGAACACGCAAACGCAAGAGGCGGAGAATACAATATGGCCGTCGGAGGAAGACTCTGCATCACCGATTGTTCTCAAGTTACCGACGGCGCCGCGATGGTGGTTCTCGCGAACAAATCCTATACCGAAGAATACGCCAAAAAAAGAGGAAAGAAGATCAACACGATCCCAAGACTGAAAGGTTGGGGACACAGAGTTGCGCCGATCACTTTTGACGCGAAGGTTGCCGAATCCAAAGGAGACAAATACATTCTCCCTTGGACCAGACAAACCGTTAAAGACGCTTACGATAGAGCGGAACTCGGAGTGAAAGACATCGACGTTTTCGAAACTCACGACTGTTTCACTTCTTCCGAGTATGCGGCGATCTCCGCTTTCGGAATCACTCAACCAGGAAAAGAACACGAAGCGATCGAAGACGGCGTGATCGACCTCAAAGGTAAAAAACCGATCAATCCATCCGGCGGACTCATCGGAGTCGGACATCCCGTGGGGGCTTCCGGAGTTCGTATGATGCTAGACCTCTACAAACAAGTTACCGGAACCGCGGGCAATTACCAAGTGGAAGGCGCTAAGAACGGACTGATGCTGAATATCGGCGGGTCCGCAACGACTAACGTAGTGTTCATCATAGGAAAATAA
- a CDS encoding 3-hydroxyacyl-CoA dehydrogenase family protein has protein sequence MREIKTVTVLGANGTMGAGSAAIVASFGKAKVHMLARDTNKAKEGIEKAIGSVKTDTIRPRLVPGSYDADLEKAVSESDWVFELVAESYEVKEPINKRIASARRPGTIVSTVSSGLSIERLSKAFDEDGQKHYFGTHFFNPPYKMILCELVSHKGSDKKVLKQLGEYLDKILGRAVVYTNDTPAFAGNRIGFQLINEVAQIAEKYSDKGGIALMDAIMSGYTGRAMAPLDTADFVGLDVHKAIVDNLYEMTKDAAHSTFKMPGYFQKLIDKGDLGRKSGGGLYKMSKTPDGKKEKLVYNIGADLYEPVPKFDIDFIRQANKKISEADYTGAMNIVKEAKGFEADLARYFIARYVSYSLSIVGEVVDTKEMADLAMGTGFNWAPASAFVDFLGGPKEAIQLIEKAKLPVPEVLAKAKSGKPFYELKEKLDARSLFKG, from the coding sequence ATGAGAGAAATAAAAACAGTAACAGTATTGGGCGCGAACGGTACCATGGGCGCCGGATCGGCGGCAATTGTTGCCTCATTCGGAAAGGCAAAAGTTCACATGCTCGCAAGAGATACAAACAAAGCGAAAGAGGGAATTGAAAAAGCGATCGGCTCCGTTAAAACCGATACAATCCGACCAAGACTCGTTCCGGGTTCGTATGATGCGGATTTGGAAAAGGCAGTCTCGGAATCCGATTGGGTTTTCGAACTCGTTGCGGAGAGCTACGAGGTAAAAGAACCGATCAACAAAAGAATCGCAAGCGCAAGAAGACCGGGAACCATTGTTTCCACCGTGTCTTCCGGTCTTTCGATAGAAAGACTTTCCAAAGCGTTCGACGAAGACGGACAAAAGCATTATTTCGGAACTCACTTCTTTAACCCTCCTTACAAAATGATTCTTTGCGAACTCGTTTCCCACAAAGGATCGGATAAGAAAGTTCTCAAACAACTCGGAGAATATCTGGATAAGATTTTAGGCCGCGCCGTCGTTTATACAAACGACACTCCCGCGTTTGCCGGAAACAGAATCGGATTCCAGCTCATCAACGAAGTCGCTCAGATCGCTGAAAAGTATTCCGACAAAGGCGGAATCGCTCTTATGGATGCGATCATGAGCGGTTACACGGGAAGAGCGATGGCTCCTCTGGATACTGCGGACTTCGTAGGGTTAGACGTTCACAAGGCGATCGTGGACAATCTCTACGAGATGACAAAAGACGCGGCTCATTCTACATTTAAAATGCCGGGTTACTTTCAGAAGCTCATCGACAAAGGCGATCTGGGAAGAAAGTCGGGCGGCGGACTCTACAAGATGTCCAAAACTCCGGACGGCAAGAAGGAAAAATTAGTCTATAATATAGGCGCCGATCTGTACGAGCCGGTTCCTAAGTTCGACATCGATTTTATTCGTCAGGCGAACAAAAAGATTTCCGAAGCGGATTATACAGGCGCAATGAACATCGTAAAAGAAGCGAAAGGTTTCGAAGCGGACCTCGCGAGATATTTCATCGCAAGATACGTTAGTTACTCTCTCTCGATTGTCGGCGAAGTCGTAGACACGAAAGAAATGGCGGACCTCGCGATGGGAACGGGATTCAACTGGGCTCCCGCTTCCGCGTTTGTGGATTTCTTAGGCGGACCTAAGGAAGCGATTCAACTGATCGAAAAAGCAAAACTTCCGGTTCCCGAAGTATTAGCAAAAGCAAAATCGGGAAAACCGTTTTACGAGCTGAAGGAAAAGTTGGATGCTCGTTCTCTTTTCAAAGGATAA